Proteins found in one Bartonella krasnovii genomic segment:
- the ccmA gene encoding heme ABC exporter ATP-binding protein CcmA produces MVLSGKDLAAYRNGEILFKDLSFCLFPQQLMTITGPNGIGKSTLLRIIVGLIEAAEGHIILKDDEQRYPITTACHYLGPQNAMKPLLSVIDNLQFWAEFYGQPYYSPYEALTDIGLADLEYLPFNTLSTGQQRRVALARLLLSYRPIWVLDEPISGLDSYAQKRLARIFQRHLNQGGVIIAATHNSLGIPENHTIALEKFLPL; encoded by the coding sequence ATGGTGTTATCAGGCAAAGATTTAGCAGCTTACAGAAACGGAGAAATTCTATTCAAAGATCTTTCTTTTTGTTTATTTCCACAGCAACTGATGACAATCACCGGACCAAATGGCATCGGAAAATCTACATTACTCCGAATCATTGTTGGTCTTATTGAAGCTGCTGAAGGTCATATCATACTTAAAGATGATGAACAAAGATACCCCATTACAACTGCGTGTCATTATCTCGGGCCTCAAAATGCTATGAAACCCCTCTTATCTGTCATTGATAATTTGCAATTTTGGGCAGAGTTTTATGGGCAGCCCTACTACTCCCCCTATGAAGCCCTTACCGATATTGGCCTTGCTGATCTTGAATATTTACCCTTTAACACTCTATCAACTGGGCAACAAAGGCGTGTCGCTCTTGCTCGTCTTTTGCTTTCCTATCGTCCTATTTGGGTTTTAGATGAACCAATATCAGGACTTGATAGCTATGCTCAAAAACGCCTTGCTCGTATTTTTCAGCGTCATCTCAATCAAGGGGGGGTGATTATCGCCGCCACCCATAATTCCTTAGGTATTCCAGAAAACCATACAATCGCTCTGGAAAAATTTTTACCTCTCTAG
- a CDS encoding DsbE family thiol:disulfide interchange protein → MKNIPPKLKKNISLPIFFILFGPFVLFLLLMVFFFNFMHKKYPQDPSLLPNTLAGKPAPEIHLPLLNQENYLHSKQFKGRVTLINFWGSWCLPCREEHPLLMKISQDKRFDLIGINYKDNKANALRFLNRFGNPFKLIGFDASGYTAIDWGVYGPPETFLLNKESVIIAKHVGPLTWKIYQKKILPKIEQAIVIEENKVSTY, encoded by the coding sequence ATGAAGAACATCCCTCCAAAACTTAAAAAAAATATATCTTTGCCTATTTTCTTTATTCTTTTTGGACCATTTGTGCTTTTTCTTCTTCTCATGGTGTTTTTTTTCAACTTTATGCATAAAAAATACCCGCAAGACCCTTCTCTTCTCCCAAATACATTGGCTGGAAAACCAGCCCCCGAGATACACCTCCCTCTTCTTAATCAGGAAAATTATCTTCATTCAAAACAGTTTAAAGGACGTGTCACATTGATCAATTTTTGGGGGTCTTGGTGTTTACCCTGTCGCGAAGAACATCCTCTTCTTATGAAAATTTCACAAGATAAACGTTTTGATCTGATTGGTATTAATTATAAGGATAACAAAGCAAACGCACTGCGCTTTTTAAATCGTTTTGGTAATCCTTTCAAATTGATTGGCTTTGATGCTTCAGGATATACAGCTATTGACTGGGGGGTATATGGACCACCAGAAACCTTTCTTTTGAATAAAGAGAGCGTTATTATCGCTAAACATGTTGGTCCTCTAACATGGAAAATTTATCAAAAAAAAATTCTTCCCAAAATTGAACAAGCAATCGTAATAGAAGAAAATAAAGTATCAACATATTGA
- the acnA gene encoding aconitate hydratase AcnA: MTHIDSFNCRRTLKVGGKEYTYYSLIEAEKNGLEGISRLPFSMKVILENLLRFEDGRTVKKEDILNVSKWLSDKGSAGAEIAYRPARVLMQDFTGVPAVVDLSAMRDAMVKLGGNAEKINPLIPVDLVIDHSVIVDDFGTPTAFKENVEHEYERNGERYRFLKWGQQAFQNFRVVPPGTGICHQVNLEYLAQCVWMKNEEGGETVYPDTCVGTDSHTTMVNGLGVLGWGVGGIEAEAAMLGQPVSMLLPEVIGFRLTGKLKEGVTATDLVLTVTQMLRQKGVVGKFVEFFGPGLEHMTLADRATIGNMAPEYGATCGFFPIDKETVRYLNMTGRDENRIALVEAYSKAQGMWHDERVDHPVFSDTIELDMGTVVPSMAGPKRPEGRIALENVGQGFGKALVEDYKKTSGQDEHYPVEGEEYTLSHGDVVIAAITSCTNTSNPSVLIAAGLLARNAVAKGLKSKPWVKTSLAPGSQVVEAYLKSSGLQKDLDALGFNLVGFGCTTCIGNSGPLHPAISKTINDNGVIASAVLSGNRNFEGRVSPDVQANYLASPPLVVAHALVGTVCKDLTKEPLGEDLDGQPVYLRDIWPTSQEIQAFIEENVTRKVFAEKYADVFKGDENWQKVQIPIGATYSWDEQSTYVRNPPYFDDMQKVPDILSDIKEARILGLFGDKITTDHISPAGSIKAASPAGKYLMDHGVNVADFNQYGTRRGNHEVMVRGTFANIRIRNFMLGENGREGGYTIHYPSAVEQTIYDAAMTYKKEGVPLVVFAGIEYGNGSSRDWAAKGTNLLGIKAVIVQSFERIHRSNLVGMGIVPFVFEEGLSWKSLGLKGDEKVTIEGIHNLKPRQKTVAKITFSDGTVKTIPLLCRVDTEDELDYLHHGGILQYVLRKLAV; the protein is encoded by the coding sequence ATGACTCACATTGATAGCTTTAATTGTCGCAGAACGTTAAAGGTTGGTGGCAAAGAATATACTTATTATAGCTTAATCGAAGCGGAGAAGAATGGACTTGAAGGCATTTCGCGTTTACCGTTTTCGATGAAAGTTATTCTCGAAAATTTACTGCGCTTTGAAGATGGGCGCACAGTTAAAAAAGAAGATATCCTCAATGTTTCTAAGTGGTTAAGCGACAAAGGGAGTGCAGGGGCAGAAATCGCTTACCGTCCTGCACGTGTTCTTATGCAAGATTTTACAGGTGTTCCGGCGGTTGTTGATCTTTCTGCAATGCGTGATGCTATGGTCAAACTTGGTGGGAACGCTGAAAAAATTAATCCTCTCATACCGGTTGATCTTGTTATTGATCACTCAGTTATTGTTGATGATTTTGGCACTCCTACGGCTTTTAAGGAAAATGTTGAGCATGAATATGAACGCAATGGTGAGCGTTATCGTTTTCTGAAATGGGGGCAACAAGCCTTTCAAAATTTTCGTGTTGTTCCCCCAGGAACAGGGATTTGTCATCAGGTTAATCTCGAATATTTAGCACAATGTGTATGGATGAAGAATGAAGAAGGGGGTGAGACGGTTTATCCGGATACCTGTGTGGGAACTGATTCGCATACGACGATGGTTAATGGTTTGGGTGTTTTAGGCTGGGGTGTTGGCGGTATTGAAGCCGAAGCGGCAATGTTAGGCCAACCCGTCTCTATGTTGTTACCTGAAGTAATTGGTTTTCGTCTAACAGGGAAACTTAAAGAAGGTGTCACAGCCACCGATCTCGTATTAACGGTGACCCAAATGCTCCGCCAGAAGGGTGTTGTTGGTAAATTTGTTGAATTTTTTGGTCCTGGTTTGGAGCATATGACTCTTGCTGATCGGGCAACGATTGGGAATATGGCTCCTGAATATGGAGCAACCTGTGGTTTTTTTCCAATTGATAAGGAGACAGTGCGTTATCTCAACATGACAGGGCGTGATGAAAATCGGATTGCCTTAGTCGAGGCTTACTCCAAAGCACAAGGGATGTGGCATGACGAAAGGGTGGATCATCCGGTTTTTAGTGATACAATTGAATTAGATATGGGAACGGTTGTTCCTTCTATGGCTGGTCCTAAACGTCCGGAAGGGCGTATTGCATTGGAAAATGTTGGGCAAGGTTTTGGGAAGGCATTGGTTGAAGACTATAAGAAAACTTCAGGACAAGATGAACATTATCCGGTTGAAGGTGAAGAATATACGCTTAGTCATGGTGATGTGGTGATCGCTGCGATTACTTCCTGTACAAATACATCAAATCCAAGTGTTCTTATTGCTGCAGGTCTTTTGGCACGAAATGCCGTGGCAAAAGGTCTCAAAAGCAAACCATGGGTAAAAACTTCTCTTGCACCTGGTTCACAAGTTGTTGAAGCTTACCTTAAAAGTTCGGGTCTGCAAAAAGATTTAGATGCATTAGGATTTAATTTAGTAGGGTTTGGGTGCACAACATGTATTGGGAATTCTGGTCCTTTGCATCCAGCTATTTCCAAAACGATTAATGACAATGGTGTTATTGCTTCTGCAGTTCTTTCAGGAAATCGTAATTTTGAAGGGCGTGTCTCTCCTGATGTGCAAGCAAATTATTTAGCTTCACCCCCGTTAGTTGTTGCGCATGCGCTTGTCGGGACAGTGTGTAAAGATTTAACCAAAGAACCTCTTGGTGAAGATTTAGATGGTCAACCGGTTTACTTGAGAGATATTTGGCCAACTTCTCAAGAAATACAAGCGTTTATTGAAGAAAATGTCACACGTAAGGTTTTTGCTGAAAAGTATGCTGATGTCTTTAAGGGTGATGAAAATTGGCAAAAAGTTCAGATCCCTATAGGGGCTACCTATTCTTGGGATGAGCAGTCTACTTATGTTCGTAATCCACCATATTTCGATGATATGCAGAAAGTACCAGATATTTTATCAGATATTAAAGAGGCACGAATTTTAGGTTTGTTTGGTGATAAAATCACGACAGATCATATTTCTCCGGCTGGTTCTATTAAGGCCGCTTCTCCTGCTGGAAAGTATTTAATGGATCATGGTGTTAACGTCGCTGATTTTAATCAATATGGGACACGTCGTGGGAATCATGAAGTTATGGTTCGTGGGACCTTTGCCAATATTCGCATTCGTAATTTCATGTTAGGAGAAAATGGTCGAGAAGGCGGTTATACGATTCATTATCCCTCAGCAGTAGAACAAACCATTTACGATGCAGCAATGACGTATAAAAAAGAAGGTGTTCCGCTCGTTGTTTTTGCGGGTATTGAATATGGCAATGGATCATCACGTGATTGGGCCGCCAAGGGGACTAATCTTCTTGGCATCAAAGCAGTGATTGTACAATCTTTTGAAAGGATTCATCGCTCTAATCTTGTTGGTATGGGTATTGTTCCTTTTGTCTTTGAGGAGGGGCTAAGTTGGAAATCTTTAGGCTTAAAGGGAGATGAAAAGGTAACGATTGAAGGTATTCATAACTTGAAACCTCGTCAAAAGACCGTAGCAAAAATTACTTTTTCTGATGGTACGGTAAAAACCATTCCATTATTATGCCGTGTTGATACTGAAGATGAGCTAGATTATTTGCATCATGGTGGAATTTTGCAATATGTCTTGCGTAAGCTAGCTGTTTAA
- a CDS encoding heme exporter protein CcmD, which yields MLDLNGIHSGLLGNLSLQIDFFLGTLKHKQIVVLSYTLSAISLLCLIGYILCKSIYQKNTLQQLNKKEQSQKEKYNEEHPSKT from the coding sequence ATGCTTGACCTAAATGGCATCCACAGCGGACTTTTAGGAAACCTGTCTTTGCAAATCGATTTTTTCCTTGGTACCCTTAAACACAAGCAAATTGTTGTTTTAAGCTATACGCTTTCTGCAATATCCCTCCTCTGTCTTATTGGCTATATTCTTTGCAAGAGCATCTACCAAAAAAATACTCTCCAGCAGCTAAACAAAAAAGAACAGTCACAAAAAGAAAAATATAATGAAGAACATCCCTCCAAAACTTAA
- a CDS encoding heme ABC transporter permease translates to MTELSPTYKMRSLPISFARFMKISKIILPWLASITLCLLILGLIFVVYSPDDYQQGMTVKIMYLHVPFAWLSTFCYITMSAAALGNLIWKYHLADVALKCGAPIGAIFTALALMTGALWGRPTWGTWWVWDARLTSVLILLFIYLAIILLGRAFDNQVKAARATSILTLVGFVNIPIIKFSVNWWNTLHQPASLLRAGGPTIDNAMLWPLITMLFCFVFMFIALYLMAMRNEINSRYIKILQIKKSRRAQQQDSSSCLT, encoded by the coding sequence ATGACTGAACTATCGCCCACATATAAAATGAGGTCACTCCCTATAAGTTTTGCTCGTTTTATGAAAATAAGCAAAATCATTTTACCATGGCTCGCCAGCATAACTTTATGTCTTCTAATCTTAGGGCTTATTTTCGTGGTGTATTCACCAGATGACTATCAACAGGGCATGACTGTTAAGATTATGTACCTTCATGTCCCTTTTGCGTGGTTGTCTACATTCTGTTATATAACGATGAGTGCAGCAGCATTAGGAAATTTGATTTGGAAATATCATCTTGCTGATGTGGCTCTCAAATGTGGGGCGCCCATTGGAGCGATTTTTACTGCCTTGGCCCTCATGACGGGAGCGCTTTGGGGGCGCCCGACATGGGGAACATGGTGGGTATGGGATGCACGGTTAACATCGGTTTTAATTTTGCTTTTTATCTACCTTGCCATTATCTTGCTTGGACGTGCTTTTGACAATCAAGTAAAAGCGGCTCGCGCGACTTCAATTCTTACCCTTGTTGGCTTTGTTAATATCCCTATTATTAAATTTTCCGTTAATTGGTGGAATACATTGCATCAACCAGCCTCCTTATTACGTGCTGGAGGACCAACAATCGACAATGCTATGTTATGGCCTCTTATAACTATGTTATTTTGTTTCGTCTTTATGTTTATTGCGCTCTATTTAATGGCTATGCGAAATGAAATCAACAGCCGTTATATCAAAATACTTCAAATTAAAAAATCCCGTCGTGCACAACAACAGGACTCTTCATCATGCTTGACCTAA
- a CDS encoding aspartate aminotransferase family protein, with translation MDAISIQPLYECFARRNLHFKQGHGVWLISDKGEHYLDFTSGIAVNALGYAHPKLVNTLKRQAETLWHVSNLFQSPEQTALATRLCANSFADKVFFCNSGTEALECAFKTARHYHYAAGHPARTEIITFEGAFHGRTLASLAATGHEKYLEGFGPKAGGFIQVPFCDEIALHNAINKNTAAILIEPIQGEGGIRTVSYEYLRFLRKICDDNGLLLIFDEVQTGMGRTGKLFAYEWSDVTPDILTLAKGLGGGFPLGACLATDKAAKSMTPGTHGSTFGGNLLGMAVGNSVLDILLESSFLNHVQRMGDKLKSGLLHILNIYPDIICAVHGMGLMVGIKCVVPSNLVVNVLENEYLLSVAANNDVVRLLPPLIIKEEEIDESLNRIEKAISYLSKINKEGQVLYT, from the coding sequence ATGGATGCCATCTCTATACAGCCACTTTATGAATGTTTTGCACGACGAAATTTGCATTTTAAACAGGGGCATGGTGTATGGCTTATTTCCGATAAAGGAGAACATTATCTCGATTTCACATCTGGCATTGCTGTTAATGCATTAGGGTATGCCCATCCTAAATTGGTTAATACGCTCAAAAGACAAGCTGAAACACTTTGGCATGTTTCCAATCTTTTTCAGTCTCCTGAACAAACAGCACTTGCCACGCGGCTTTGTGCAAATAGTTTTGCGGATAAGGTTTTTTTCTGTAATTCAGGCACTGAAGCATTGGAATGCGCTTTTAAAACGGCACGTCATTATCACTATGCTGCTGGTCATCCAGCACGCACTGAAATAATTACTTTTGAAGGGGCATTCCATGGACGGACGCTTGCATCGCTTGCTGCGACTGGGCATGAAAAATATCTTGAAGGCTTTGGACCTAAAGCCGGTGGATTTATTCAAGTCCCTTTTTGTGATGAAATTGCTTTGCATAACGCTATTAATAAAAATACCGCCGCTATTCTCATTGAACCCATTCAAGGAGAAGGAGGAATACGAACGGTTTCCTATGAATATTTAAGATTTTTGCGTAAAATATGCGATGATAATGGTCTATTGTTGATTTTTGATGAAGTCCAAACGGGTATGGGACGAACCGGAAAGCTTTTTGCTTATGAATGGAGTGATGTTACACCTGATATTCTTACTCTCGCAAAAGGATTAGGAGGTGGCTTTCCCTTAGGTGCTTGCCTTGCAACGGATAAAGCTGCAAAAAGTATGACGCCTGGAACCCATGGTTCAACCTTTGGAGGAAATCTTCTTGGGATGGCTGTAGGAAATAGTGTTCTTGATATTCTATTAGAGTCAAGTTTTCTGAACCATGTTCAGCGTATGGGGGATAAACTAAAAAGTGGACTTTTGCACATTCTCAATATCTATCCTGATATTATCTGCGCAGTTCATGGGATGGGCCTTATGGTGGGCATTAAATGTGTTGTACCTTCAAATCTTGTCGTTAATGTTTTGGAAAATGAATATCTCTTAAGTGTTGCTGCCAACAATGATGTTGTACGCTTATTGCCTCCTCTTATCATCAAGGAAGAAGAAATAGATGAAAGCTTGAATCGTATTGAAAAAGCAATTTCTTATCTTTCGAAAATCAATAAAGAAGGACAAGTATTATACACATGA
- a CDS encoding Hsp33 family molecular chaperone produces the protein MSEQAKDDASLNDISLHEEDAVIPFQVEELDIRGRVVQLGKTLDSILNRHQYPEPVSYLLAEALLLTVLLGTSLKLTGKFILQTHSDGPVNMLVCDFSPPSSLRGYARFDKEQLKQAIDNDQISSKNLLGKGTLAFTIDQGPNMQPYQGIVALDGSNLQEAARTYFDQSEQISTDIRLAVAILINRDNQGKPQKSWRAGGILTQFLPQASSHHQIDNLHQKREETKDQTQLDNQWQEAKILMATIESSELTDPQVGSKRLLYRLFHEQGVRVFNPFSLVDQCSCSREKIKGMLESFPSDERNEMVKNKYISVTCEFCSKMYRFTLQEFLDEKI, from the coding sequence ATGAGTGAACAAGCTAAAGATGATGCCTCTCTTAACGACATCTCTTTGCATGAAGAGGATGCTGTTATTCCCTTTCAAGTCGAAGAACTTGATATCCGTGGACGTGTTGTACAACTTGGGAAAACTTTAGATTCTATTCTTAACAGACATCAATACCCTGAACCGGTTTCTTATCTTTTGGCCGAAGCTTTGCTTTTAACTGTTCTACTTGGAACTTCTCTAAAGCTTACAGGAAAATTTATTTTACAAACCCATTCCGATGGACCGGTTAATATGCTGGTGTGCGATTTTTCTCCTCCTTCCAGTTTACGGGGCTACGCTCGCTTTGATAAAGAACAGCTTAAACAAGCCATAGATAATGATCAAATCTCTTCAAAAAACCTTTTAGGAAAGGGCACTTTAGCTTTTACGATTGATCAAGGTCCTAACATGCAACCCTATCAAGGAATAGTTGCATTAGATGGATCAAATTTACAAGAAGCTGCTCGTACTTATTTTGATCAATCAGAGCAAATTTCTACGGATATCCGTTTGGCTGTTGCTATATTAATCAATCGTGACAACCAAGGAAAACCTCAGAAAAGCTGGCGAGCTGGAGGTATTTTGACTCAATTTTTGCCCCAAGCATCGTCCCATCATCAAATAGATAACCTTCATCAAAAGCGAGAAGAAACAAAAGATCAAACCCAATTAGATAACCAATGGCAAGAAGCAAAAATACTCATGGCAACGATTGAAAGTTCAGAATTAACAGATCCGCAAGTCGGGAGTAAACGGCTCTTATACCGTCTTTTTCATGAACAAGGTGTGAGAGTTTTTAATCCGTTTTCTCTTGTCGACCAATGTTCTTGCTCGCGTGAAAAAATTAAAGGAATGCTGGAAAGCTTTCCCAGTGATGAACGAAATGAAATGGTTAAAAATAAATATATTTCAGTTACATGCGAATTTTGTTCAAAAATGTATCGTTTTACACTACAAGAATTTTTGGACGAAAAAATATAA
- the ccmB gene encoding heme exporter protein CcmB, whose translation MKALFWRDLKLLLAPQTSSLTGLLFFIAVVMITPFTIGPDPKILAQIGPGILWFGALLAGLLNLNKLFQIDRDDGNLDQFILSGQRQSFMLIVFTKCIAHWAGTMLPLIFTTPILALMLHLDITITFTTILTLLCGTPAIIFIGAIGAALASSLLHSTLLIFIIILPWIIPIMIFGVSAATAPTNPNASFLTSLALLSAFSLFLSLFSSFVAALTLKFLSE comes from the coding sequence ATGAAAGCACTGTTCTGGCGTGATCTTAAACTACTCTTAGCGCCACAAACCTCTTCGCTAACAGGATTATTATTTTTCATCGCTGTTGTGATGATAACCCCCTTTACCATTGGACCAGATCCAAAAATTCTTGCACAAATAGGTCCAGGGATATTGTGGTTTGGAGCCCTTCTCGCAGGACTTCTTAATCTGAACAAACTTTTTCAAATCGATCGCGATGATGGCAATCTCGACCAGTTTATCCTTTCAGGACAAAGACAAAGTTTTATGCTGATCGTTTTTACCAAATGCATCGCCCATTGGGCAGGAACGATGCTTCCTCTCATTTTTACCACGCCTATTTTAGCCCTCATGCTCCACTTAGATATCACGATAACTTTTACAACAATACTTACCCTTTTATGCGGAACACCAGCTATTATTTTTATTGGCGCCATAGGAGCGGCACTTGCAAGCTCATTGTTACATAGCACGCTTCTTATTTTCATCATTATCTTGCCGTGGATCATTCCAATTATGATTTTTGGCGTTTCAGCGGCGACAGCGCCAACAAATCCAAATGCCTCTTTTCTTACTTCCTTGGCTCTTCTTAGCGCTTTTTCACTTTTTTTGAGTCTCTTTAGCTCTTTTGTTGCCGCTCTAACGCTCAAGTTTTTATCAGAATAA
- the argF gene encoding ornithine carbamoyltransferase produces the protein MTNALRHFTDLSILTPAMARALIDYAKILKASFKEGKSLKPFIGKTLAMIFEKPSTRTRISFDISMRQLGGDTIMLTGSEMQLGYSETIADTARVLSRFVDIVILRTTKHQRMLELAQYAQIPVINALTDDTHPCQILADILTYEEHRGPITGKVFAWVGDGNNVLHSLIEAAALFGFHLRIATPKGSEPQEQFIHWAREWGAHLTLTHNPQKAAQDADCIMTDTWVSMGQEFRARSHSIFQPYQVNEALMKLAKPDALFMHCLPAHRGEEVVDTVIDGPHSVVFDEAENRLHVQKAILSWCLQDAFFSS, from the coding sequence ATGACAAATGCTCTTCGTCATTTCACGGACTTATCAATTTTAACGCCAGCGATGGCACGCGCTCTGATTGATTATGCAAAAATACTTAAAGCATCTTTTAAGGAAGGGAAAAGTCTAAAACCTTTTATAGGAAAAACACTTGCGATGATTTTTGAAAAACCATCCACAAGAACCCGTATTTCATTCGATATCAGTATGCGCCAACTTGGGGGAGACACAATCATGCTCACGGGGTCAGAGATGCAGCTTGGTTATAGTGAAACCATAGCTGATACGGCGCGCGTTTTATCCCGTTTTGTAGATATCGTGATATTGAGAACAACAAAACATCAACGTATGCTTGAATTGGCACAATATGCACAAATTCCTGTCATTAATGCCCTTACAGATGATACACATCCTTGCCAAATTCTAGCAGATATCCTAACCTATGAGGAACATAGAGGGCCAATTACTGGAAAAGTATTTGCATGGGTGGGGGACGGTAATAATGTACTCCATTCCTTAATTGAGGCTGCAGCTCTTTTTGGTTTTCATTTGCGTATTGCTACTCCAAAGGGCAGTGAGCCACAAGAGCAATTCATACATTGGGCACGTGAGTGGGGTGCACATCTTACGCTAACGCATAATCCTCAAAAAGCAGCTCAAGATGCTGATTGTATTATGACTGATACATGGGTTTCCATGGGGCAAGAGTTTCGTGCTCGCAGTCATTCCATTTTTCAGCCTTATCAAGTCAATGAAGCTCTCATGAAATTAGCAAAACCTGATGCTCTTTTTATGCATTGCCTTCCAGCTCATCGTGGTGAAGAGGTTGTTGATACTGTGATTGATGGACCGCACTCAGTTGTTTTCGATGAAGCTGAAAATCGTCTTCACGTTCAAAAAGCAATTCTTTCTTGGTGTTTACAAGATGCATTTTTCTCTTCATAA
- the rpsT gene encoding 30S ribosomal protein S20 translates to MANTPSARKAVRKVAARTQVNKSRRSRVRTFMRKFDDALAGGDKASAEIAFKNFEPEIMRAVSKGVFHKNTAARRVSRLAKRLKALSV, encoded by the coding sequence ATGGCGAATACACCTTCTGCTCGAAAAGCGGTGCGCAAGGTTGCTGCACGCACACAGGTTAATAAGTCCCGCCGTTCACGCGTTCGTACTTTTATGCGTAAGTTTGATGATGCTCTAGCAGGGGGTGATAAAGCATCGGCAGAAATTGCATTTAAGAATTTTGAGCCTGAGATTATGCGTGCGGTTTCTAAAGGCGTTTTTCATAAAAATACGGCTGCGAGGAGAGTATCACGTTTAGCGAAGCGTTTAAAGGCTCTCAGCGTTTAA